A window of the Ardenticatenales bacterium genome harbors these coding sequences:
- a CDS encoding EsaB/YukD family protein — MASVKVIIYDPTGSKKTPVELPADVPMRRLIPALVTKMGLPTTQGANPITYRLDHRESGKRIGDEESLKDAGVKDDDILSLFPEVTAGAQA; from the coding sequence ATGGCAAGCGTCAAAGTAATCATCTATGATCCGACTGGCTCGAAGAAGACTCCGGTGGAACTTCCCGCCGACGTTCCCATGCGCCGCCTCATTCCGGCGCTGGTTACGAAAATGGGACTGCCTACCACGCAGGGGGCGAATCCTATAACGTACCGGTTGGATCATCGTGAATCTGGCAAGCGAATTGGCGACGAGGAATCTTTGAAAGATGCCGGCGTGAAGGATGACGATATTCTCAGCCTCTTCCCGGAAGTGACGGCGGGGGCGCAGGCGTAA
- a CDS encoding Mov34/MPN/PAD-1 family protein: MTSASTFSSEPDTVTESPDAPMGLHVPSGPRLDQAALDSLPQAMPAAFSGDVVLHGEFPQQKQVRVILAQNAIQQIQTHTISDMDREVGGALLGHVCRHQAQTFVEILAAMPAPSSDHGPVHFTFTADTWAHINHAREAEYPDLDIVGWFHTHPDLGVFYSADDVVVHSAAFTLPWQVGLVVDPLRQEACFFGWEIASHGKQILPITGFYEWLDQKPGSLVGWQITNEPFTETSSRVMLAQHVGPGLPPISPWWGVFLGSLSLIISLALLLERLLSAPR, from the coding sequence ATGACCTCAGCATCAACATTCTCTAGCGAACCGGATACGGTAACGGAGTCGCCGGACGCCCCCATGGGCCTGCACGTGCCATCGGGACCACGGCTTGACCAGGCGGCGCTGGATAGTCTGCCACAGGCGATGCCGGCAGCATTCAGCGGCGACGTCGTCCTCCACGGCGAGTTTCCCCAGCAAAAACAGGTGCGCGTTATCCTGGCGCAGAATGCCATACAGCAGATCCAGACGCACACGATCAGCGATATGGATCGGGAAGTAGGCGGCGCGTTGTTGGGGCACGTATGCCGGCATCAGGCGCAAACCTTCGTCGAAATCCTGGCCGCCATGCCCGCTCCCAGCAGTGACCACGGCCCCGTCCACTTCACCTTCACAGCCGACACCTGGGCACACATCAACCACGCCCGCGAAGCCGAATACCCTGACCTGGACATCGTCGGCTGGTTCCACACCCACCCCGACCTCGGCGTCTTCTACTCCGCCGATGACGTTGTCGTCCACTCCGCCGCCTTCACCCTCCCCTGGCAAGTGGGCCTCGTCGTCGATCCCTTGCGCCAGGAAGCGTGCTTCTTTGGCTGGGAAATCGCCAGCCACGGCAAACAGATTCTGCCCATCACCGGCTTCTACGAATGGCTCGACCAGAAACCCGGTAGCCTCGTCGGCTGGCAGATCACGAACGAACCATTTACCGAAACCAGCAGCCGCGTTATGCTGGCGCAACACGTAGGTCCCGGACTGCCTCCCATCAGCCCCTGGTGGGGCGTTTTCCTCGGCAGCCTCAGCCTGATCATCAGTCTGGCCTTGCTGCTAGAGCGACTGCTTTCCGCGCCCCGCTGA
- a CDS encoding carboxypeptidase M32: protein MTSPFDILLEKVNELHDLQKALMLLSWDREVNMPAGGMPARTQQMTTLSRLIHTLQTSPEMGDLIENAAASLNDAAYDSFAASLIRYLRYDYEINTKLPSEFVARRTQISAQANVAWKAARAQDDFAIFQPWLAQVVALGQEMADLYGYEDEKYDPLLDKFERDAKTAQVRAIFNVVKEATVPLLRAIQEHDKPVNSSILRQPYDVARQKEFAHYIATAVGYDFSRGHLGTATHPFATSFSRDDARITTRWYPDFLNPSLFGTLHESGHAMYEQGTGPELARTPLARGTSSGIHESQSRMIENNIGRSLGFWRVHFPKLQALFPDTLGAVNLTDFYRAINKVQPSTIRVEADELTYNLHIILRFELEQALINGDLAAADVPAAWNDKMQELLGITPPTNREGCLQDIHWSRPSFGYFPTYALGNLYAAQLFAAAQEQNPAIRADVEQGDPISLLQWLRDNVHRHGRKFTPSELVQQATGQPLSHEPFVRYITAKFSDIYEL, encoded by the coding sequence ATGACCTCCCCTTTTGATATTCTCCTGGAAAAAGTCAACGAATTGCACGACTTGCAGAAGGCGCTGATGCTGCTAAGTTGGGATCGTGAAGTGAATATGCCGGCAGGGGGAATGCCGGCACGCACCCAACAAATGACCACCCTCAGCCGCCTCATCCACACCCTGCAAACCTCCCCCGAAATGGGCGACCTGATCGAAAACGCCGCCGCCAGCCTCAACGACGCCGCGTACGATTCCTTTGCGGCCAGCCTGATACGGTATCTGCGCTACGATTACGAGATCAACACGAAATTGCCGTCGGAATTCGTCGCCCGCCGCACCCAGATCAGCGCCCAGGCCAACGTCGCCTGGAAAGCCGCCCGCGCACAGGACGACTTCGCCATCTTCCAGCCCTGGCTGGCGCAAGTCGTCGCTCTGGGACAAGAAATGGCCGACCTTTACGGCTACGAAGACGAGAAATACGACCCCCTGCTCGACAAATTCGAACGCGACGCCAAAACCGCGCAGGTGCGCGCCATCTTCAACGTCGTCAAAGAAGCCACCGTCCCCCTCCTCCGCGCTATCCAGGAACACGACAAACCCGTAAATAGCAGCATTCTGCGCCAACCCTACGACGTAGCCCGGCAAAAGGAATTCGCCCACTACATCGCCACCGCCGTCGGTTACGACTTCAGTCGCGGCCACCTGGGCACAGCCACTCACCCCTTCGCCACCAGCTTCTCGCGGGACGATGCGCGCATCACCACCCGCTGGTACCCCGACTTCCTCAACCCCTCCCTCTTTGGCACGCTGCACGAATCCGGCCACGCCATGTACGAACAGGGCACGGGGCCAGAACTGGCGCGCACGCCCCTCGCGCGCGGCACGTCCTCCGGCATCCACGAATCCCAATCGCGCATGATTGAAAACAACATCGGGCGCAGCCTCGGCTTCTGGCGCGTCCATTTCCCCAAACTGCAAGCCCTCTTCCCCGACACCCTGGGCGCGGTCAACCTCACCGATTTCTACCGCGCCATCAACAAAGTACAGCCATCCACCATTCGCGTGGAAGCGGATGAACTGACCTATAATTTGCACATTATCTTGCGTTTTGAGTTGGAACAGGCGCTGATTAACGGCGATCTGGCCGCCGCGGATGTGCCCGCCGCCTGGAATGACAAAATGCAAGAGCTTTTGGGCATCACGCCCCCCACCAACCGCGAAGGCTGCTTGCAAGACATCCACTGGTCCCGCCCCAGTTTTGGCTACTTCCCCACCTATGCACTGGGGAACCTGTACGCCGCTCAGCTCTTCGCCGCCGCCCAGGAGCAAAACCCGGCCATCCGCGCCGACGTGGAGCAAGGCGATCCTATCTCCTTGCTGCAATGGCTGCGCGATAATGTCCACCGCCACGGGCGCAAATTCACGCCTTCGGAACTGGTGCAGCAGGCCACCGGCCAGCCGCTCAGCCACGAACCTTTTGTGCGCTACATCACGGCCAAATTCAGCGACATCTACGAACTGTAG